A genomic window from Archaeoglobus profundus DSM 5631 includes:
- a CDS encoding KEOPS complex subunit Pcc1 — protein sequence MLFARVKIESDNAELIHLSLKPDDMNWCYTYAKDGILFIEVKTEKMGAMINALEDYFINLKALQSVINALNELKL from the coding sequence ATGCTGTTCGCAAGGGTAAAGATCGAGAGCGATAATGCTGAATTGATTCACTTGTCTTTAAAGCCAGATGATATGAACTGGTGCTACACCTATGCGAAAGATGGAATTTTGTTCATCGAGGTCAAGACGGAAAAAATGGGTGCAATGATAAACGCCTTGGAAGATTACTTCATAAACCTTAAAGCCCTACAAAGTGTTATAAACGCTTTGAACGAGTTAAAATTATGA
- the ribA gene encoding GTP cyclohydrolase II: MKEVVKAVKSSKPVVIYDEKSVLAIPAEVVSVEVVKMMMKHCDEIRVALPWKRIVELGLNRYKVFNGNAIPLDFKSLSANDRAEFMKILARGKLDLNDVIYPGRIFVEEAKEGGVLERPSFGEASLDLARLSGFELAGVYAPLLDEGNIADRDFGVKFAKEMGLKAVSINELIEFRLKNEKLVERVVSATLPTKFYGTFKAVGYKTPLGEIVALVKGNVSEGDVLVRIHSECLTGDVFHSLRCDCGEQLERALKKIDEEGKGVLIYMRGHEGRGIGLINKLMAYKLQEEGKDTVEANVELGFPPDLRSYGIAAQILMDLGVKSVRLMTNNPNKIEELKKYGFKVVREPIVIEPVEENKKYLKTKMEKMGHMICIND, translated from the coding sequence ATGAAAGAAGTGGTTAAGGCAGTCAAGTCTTCTAAGCCAGTTGTAATTTACGATGAAAAGTCTGTTTTGGCTATTCCGGCTGAAGTCGTGAGCGTTGAAGTCGTGAAGATGATGATGAAGCACTGCGATGAGATTAGAGTTGCCCTGCCTTGGAAGAGGATAGTTGAACTTGGATTGAACAGGTACAAAGTTTTCAACGGGAACGCAATCCCTTTGGACTTTAAAAGTCTATCAGCTAACGATAGGGCTGAGTTTATGAAGATACTTGCAAGAGGAAAGCTCGATCTAAACGACGTAATATATCCGGGAAGAATTTTCGTTGAAGAAGCTAAGGAAGGAGGAGTTTTAGAGAGACCGAGTTTTGGGGAGGCAAGCTTGGATTTGGCGAGATTATCCGGTTTTGAACTTGCCGGGGTTTACGCACCTCTTCTAGATGAAGGAAATATCGCAGATAGGGATTTTGGAGTAAAGTTCGCCAAAGAGATGGGATTGAAAGCAGTTAGTATCAACGAGCTTATAGAGTTTAGGTTGAAGAACGAGAAGCTAGTTGAGAGAGTTGTCAGCGCAACACTTCCGACAAAATTTTACGGAACTTTCAAGGCTGTTGGCTATAAAACACCTTTAGGTGAAATCGTCGCTTTAGTAAAGGGAAACGTCAGCGAGGGAGATGTTCTCGTCAGAATTCACTCCGAATGCTTGACAGGTGATGTTTTTCACTCTCTGAGATGCGACTGTGGAGAGCAACTCGAAAGGGCTTTGAAGAAGATTGACGAGGAGGGTAAGGGGGTTCTAATTTACATGAGAGGTCACGAAGGGAGAGGAATTGGTTTAATAAACAAGCTGATGGCTTACAAACTGCAGGAGGAAGGTAAGGACACAGTTGAAGCTAACGTTGAGCTTGGATTTCCACCAGATTTGAGAAGCTACGGCATTGCCGCACAGATTCTTATGGATTTAGGTGTGAAATCCGTGAGATTGATGACCAACAACCCCAATAAGATTGAAGAACTCAAGAAGTATGGATTTAAGGTTGTTAGAGAGCCTATAGTGATCGAGCCAGTTGAAGAGAACAAGAAGTACCTTAAAACAAAGATGGAGAAGATGGGACACATGATCTGCATAAACGACTGA
- a CDS encoding TFIIB-type zinc ribbon-containing protein, which yields MTRVLVCPVCGSNEIELDSGGYTGKYMCKECGYVGSFIIEMSESEYRELKEAGELERFINEKKKELPKEKKPEKYPYENP from the coding sequence ATGACGAGAGTTCTGGTTTGTCCGGTGTGCGGTTCAAATGAAATTGAGTTAGATAGTGGAGGATACACGGGAAAGTACATGTGCAAAGAGTGTGGTTACGTTGGGAGTTTTATCATAGAGATGAGCGAGAGCGAGTACAGAGAGTTAAAAGAGGCTGGAGAGCTCGAGAGATTTATTAATGAAAAAAAGAAGGAATTGCCCAAGGAGAAGAAACCCGAGAAGTATCCCTACGAAAACCCATAA